ATGCTGGAACGTCAGTATTTGTTATTCGGACAAACACTGTTCAGGCTTATGAATAAATGTCAATGATTGAATTTCATAATGTACAAAAATATTATGGCAAGTTTCATGCATTAAAAGATATTAATTTAACAATCGATGATGGTGAAACAGTTGTTTTAATTGGGCCATCTGGCTCGGGAAAAAGTAGTTTAATCCGGACCGTTAATGGTTTAGATCCTATTAGAGACGGTCAATTAATCGTTAATGGGTTTGACCTTGCCGATAAGAAAACCAATGTAAATTTAATTCGAAAAGATGTCGGAATGGTCTTTCAACACTTTAACTTATACAACAATAAGAGTGTTATCGAAAACATAATGCTCGCACCACGAATTGTATTAAAGCGTCCGGAAGAAGAAAACCGTGAGTTAGCAATGAAACTGCTTGATAAAGTTGGCCTTGCAAATAAAGCTGAAAGTATGCCTGCTCAGCTATCTGGAGGGCAAAAACAACGAATTGCGATTGCCCGCAGTCTGGCTATGAAGCCTAAATGCCTCCTATTCGATGAACCAACAAGTGCTCTCGATCCTGAAATGATTGATGATGTTTTAGACGTTATGAAAGATATCGCTAAAAACTCCAACATGACAATGTTAGTAGTGACCCACGAAATGGGCTTTGCACGGGCAGTTGCTGACCGGGTTATTTTTATGGCAGATGGTCGGATCTTAGAAGACGATTCAACCGAAAAATTCTTTGGCGACCAGCCTTCTACAGAGCGTGCTCGCGAATTTATGAGTAAGATCAGTGGTCACTAAATGAAAAAGTATTGGCGATTGATTAGTCTTAGCGCCCTCCTCTTTGTTGCTCTCCTTACTCTTTCTGCCTGCGGTACCTCAATTGCAAAAAAAGATGTTCTGACCGAAGATATGCGTAGTCAACGAATTACCTGGGGAGTTAAAGCAGATACTCGTCTCTTTGGGCTGGAAAATATCCGGACAGGAAAGCTAGAAGGATTTGAAATTGATCTTGCAACAGCTATTACAAAAAAGATCCTCGGCCCACAGGGAAAACCAATTTTTGTTCCTGTAACCAGCGGAACCCGGGTGCCCCTATTAAAAAATGGTAATATTGATGCGATTATGGCAACCATGACGATCACTCCTGAGCGAGAAAAGCAAGTTGACTTTACCCATTCTTACTTTGATGCTGGTCAATCTCTCCTAGTTAAAAAGGGAAGTCCAATCAAAAACATCAGCGATTTAAATCGACGAGGTGCTGTAATTCTTGGGGTTTCTGGATCAAATTCAGTTAAAAACGTTGCGAAGTTTGCTCCTGAAGCACGTGTCCTTCAATTATCTGACTATGCTCAAGCGATGACGGCCCTTAAATCTAAACAGGGGGATGCCCTTACCACTGATAATGGGATTCTCTATGGGATGGCAGCTGAAAACCCAGGCTATGAAGTTGTCGGCGGTAACTTTACTAAAGAACCTTATGGAATCGCCGTTAACAAAAATCAAACACGTTTTCGCAATAAATTAAACTGGGCGTTAAGAGAAGTTGAAAAGGATGGAACCTACAACCGTCTTCTTCTTAAATGGTTTGGCAATGTTAAAGGATTTAATTATCAGGAGATGAAGCGCTAAATGTTAAATTTAATTATAAATGAGTGGCATCCCCTTTTAACCGGCCTCTGGAATACTATTCTATGTAGCCTTATTGCACTAATCGGGAGCCTTATTATTGGAACCTTTTTTGCCCTTCTCGAGATTTCGCAGCATCGGGTTTTAAAAATCATCGGTCATGTCTATGTGGAGGTCTTTCGTAATATCCCACTATTGGTAATTACAATGGCTTTTTTCCTGATTATCCCAATGTATGTAGTGAAAATTAATGGATTTACTGCGGGAACAATTGGCTTAACTCTTTATACGTCTGCATTTATTGCTGAAACTGTGCGTGCTGGAATTAATTCAATTGATCCTGGTCAAATGGAAGGAGCCCTTGCCAATGGACTTACTTATGGACAAGCGATGCGCTACATTGTTTTACCACAAGCATTTCGCGTTGTTATTCCACCACTTGGCAATCAATTTATCAATTTGGTTAAAAACTCATCGGTCCTTGCCTTTGTCGCTGGCTTTGATCTTATGTACCAAGGAAATCTAATTGCAAACGATACCTTAGCAACTATGCCCACGTATTTCATTGTCGGGATCATGTACCTCATCATCACGCTTCCGTTGAGTTATTATATGCGACACCTTGAAAAGAAATTAGCCTAGATGCAAAACTTTATTGACGCTTATTCATGGATTAATATCCGTTTCCTCCTAGAAGGACTTTGGATTACGATTGAAGTTTCCGTAATTTCAATTATAATCAGTTTTATTTTGGGAACTTTTCTCGGAATTATTCGTTACGCTAACATCAAATACTTATCAGCAATTGTAGGATTCATTATCGATATTATCCGTAATCTTCCTCTCCTGCTAATAATTTTCTTCACCTACTTTGGCCTCCCCAATATCGGAATTAAACCAGAAATTATTCCTGCCGCAATTATGGCGCTTTCAATTTTCGAATCGGCAATGGTTGCTGAAATCGTTCGCTCAGGGATAAATTCGATTGATTACGGTCAAACGGAAGGGGCATTAGCTAATGGATTAACTAAGTGGCAAGCATTACGAATTATTGTCTTACCACAAGCAATTAAGAATATGATGCCGGCTCTCGTTAGTCAGTTCATTTCATTAGTTAAGGATACATCACTAGCAACAATCATCGTCTTGCCAGAGTTAATGTACCACACCCAGATCATCTATGGTCAAAACACAAATTATATTATTCCGATGTTCGTTGCGTTAGCAGTCCTCTACTTTATTGTCTGCTACTCATTATCATTGGTTGCACGTTATTTGCATAAACACATTGCATAAATGACCGGAAACGATTATCTTAGGATCTGGTACCGGGTTCAAATTGGGGCGACCCTGGTCATTTTGGCAATGATGATGATTCGTAATTACGAATTTAATCGTCAGACTGTTGCATTAGCATTATTGATCATGGTTATTATTTTAGGAATTGGTTTAGTCTTTGAACTCTTACCTAATGTATCCTTGTTAGTTAAAAAGTTGAATGCATGGCTGCAGGTAATTGCCCAGCCGATAATTTTAGTGTTTGCTTGGGATGTAATGGTTCGAGAAATTATTGTTCTATTACATTTACCATCCCGGGGCGTTGTGACAATGATGATTTTTTATTACTTTATTATGTTTGCACCATTTGCAAGCGTAATTGGTGAGTTCATGCATTGGAGCATCGAACGGCTAATCTTTATTGCCTGGTTAGCTCAGGTGGTTTTTACGCCATTGATTGCCTTACCAACAGACTTGGTTGATAATCACTTCTTATTATTAGCATTATCGACTGGTGCAGTTGGCGCAGTTGCTTTCTTTATTCTTACGACAACTGTTATGCGGACGTGGCATTTATCATGGCCAGGATTAAAACCACACTGGAGCGGTGATTTTAATTGGGGGATATTTGCTGGATTAGTTGTTGTTGATATTATCTTTATGGCCTTAAATACGGGAGAAATGCCAAGGCTCCACCGTGCTAATTGGGATTTTACCCTTTCGGCGTTTGAGGCTGCGGTAATGGAAGAGACCTTATTCCGTTTTGCTATTCTTGGCATCTTATTCTATGCTTGGCGCAATGTTAAGCAACGCCTTCCGTTGGTATTGGCAACGAGTTCAATTTTATTCGGAATTGTTCATCTTACCAACTATGGCCCTCAAGAATGGTCAATGACTGTTTTACAAGCAGTTAGCGCAGCTGGGATTGGACTATTTTTTGCAACCGTTTATGTTTATACTGGTCAATTATGGCTAGCAATGGTAATGCACTTCCTATTAGATTGGACGGCATTTATTGCTTCTGATTCAACGTTGATGACTGGCAAAGTAACAGTTCAAAATTGGATTGGGACGGGAATAGAATTAGTAGTATTTATTGGAATCGCCGTTTGGATGATGTTTGGACAACGACGTCAAGTGATGGAACGGCATGTTAATCGCTTGACCGGAGAGCATCAACGGTTTGACTTTATGATTCAGTATTAAATGACAAAATTAAAGATTAAAAACAATGAAGTTGCCTTTTACGCCATGGGTGGTCTTGGTGAGATTGGTAAAAATATGTATTGTGTACAATTCCAAGATGAAATTATTGTTATTGACTGTGGAGTTTTATTCCCCGAAGATGAATTACTAGGAGTGGATTACGTAATTCAAAATTATGATTACCTCATTGAAAATAAAGATAAGATTAAGGGAATCTTTATTACTCACGGTCACGAAGACCACATTGGAGGATTACCATTCTTCTTACAAAAGGTCAATGCACCTATTTATGCTGGACCATTTGCAATGTCATTAATTAAAGGAAAACTGGAAGAAAAACACTTACTAAGAAATGCCGAATTGCATGAAATCAATGAATTTGATGAGGTTCACTTTAAGAAATTATGGGTTAGTTTCTTCCGGACAACCCACTCAATTCCTGATACATTAGGGATTGCAGTTCATACTCCGCAAGGGACAATTGTTCAAACCGGGGACTTTAAGTTTGATTTGACACCGGTTGGTAATTTACCTGGTCCAAATCTTCAACAAATGGCCAAACTAGGCGATGATGGTGTTCTGCTATTGACTTCAGATAGTACAAACGCAGAACGACCGGAATTTACTAAGTCTGAACGATGGGTTGATATTCACATTCGGCGTATTTTTGAACGGATCAAGGGACGGATTATTTTCGCATCCTTTGCTTCTAACGTCTATCGTTTACGTGAAGCTTCTGATGCAGCCATTGCTCAAGGGCGTAAAATTGCTGTTTTTGGTCGTAGTATGGAGAATGCGATTACGGCTGGTCAAGAACTCGGTTATCTGAATATCCCTAAAGACTCATTGATTGACCAGAACGAAATTAATAACTATCCACCAGAAAAAGTATTGATCATGTGTACTGGATCGCAGGGTGAACCAATGGCGGCGCTTAGTCGGATTGCTAACGGAACTCACCGCCAGATTACCATTCAGCCTGAGGATACCGTTGTTTTCTCAAGTAACCCAATTCCGGGTAACACGACTAGCGTTAATGCCTTGATCAATAAGCTTGAAGAAGACGGTGCTAATGTTATTCACGGTTATGTTAACAATATCCATACATCCGGGCACGGTGGTCAAGTTGATGAAGAGTTTATGCTCCGCTTGATGAAGCCTAAGTTCTTTGCGCCGGTTCACGGTGAATACCGGATGCAAAAAATTCACACTAAGTTAGCTGAAATGACTGGTGTACCAAAGGAAAATAGCTTTGTCCTTGCAAATGGGGATGTTTTAGCTCTTACGAAAGACTCTTGTCGAGTGGCGGACCATATTGATAGTGTTAGTGATGTTTATATTGATGGTCGTGATGCGGGAGATACGGTTGGAAATCCAGAAATTCGCGAACGACGCTTGCTTTCAGAAGAAGGTGTCGTAACAGCGATTGCGGTTGTCGACTTAAAGGATTATCAAATTGTTGCGGGGCCTGATATTGTTTCTCGTGGCTTTGTTTATATGCATGAATCACAAGAGCTGATTAAGGCAGCCAATCATGAAGTATTCTGGGCAATCCTTAATACATTTAAGAATCACAAACACATTGATCAACGGGTATTAAACCGGACAATTATCAGCCGTTTACAAAAATTACTCTATGATCGCACCGGTCGTCGTCCAGTGATTATTCCGATGGTGACAATTTTGAACGGTAATAATCGTTCCGAAAACCAACACTATCGTCGACCAAACAATAAAAATAATCAAACACATAAAAACGAACGACAAAATAATCATTCCCACCGGAACTCTCAGCAACATTCTAAAAAGAAGAATAGTAAAGAGAAGCAACCAGTTGCAACTGGAAACACAAAATAATTGGCTACAACAGGTTTAAGTTATAGTGAGTTAAGCGAGGATGCTAAAGAAGTTGCCCTTAATTCCTTTATTAATTTTTATGTTGATCAATATCGTAGGGGCAGTTTAGAGATCCTTAGCTCACAAGTATCTAATGAATTAATGGCTACAATTAATCAAATCTTGTGCGATAATGCTTTTATGGGTCATCAGGAATTAGTTAATGTAAGCACGCGGCTAAGTAAGCCAGCTTATCAAAAAATTTTAACCGCATTGACTAATGTTAAATTTCATGAAGATGGGGAACCGGTTGTTGATTGGATGAAGGCTTGGGAACAAAAAGAGGAACAGTTACCAGAAGAAGATTAGATGGATCCGCTTTCTGAAAAAATTAGAAAAATGATCGCTAGTAAACAATTAAAGATTAATATGAGTGAAGTAGCACGTGTAACTGGTGTCTCTACTAGTCAACTAAGATATTGGGAGAAAAAGGGTTATATTAAATCGGAACAAGATGAGCAGAATAAAAATCACTATTTTAGTTTTCTAACAATTTTTCAGGTATTAACGATTAAAGTATTTTTGGATCAAGGCTTTACTTTAGCGATGGCTGTAAAAAAGGAACGTAAACGGCGCGAACTTCATAAGATTTTTACCCGTTTTATTACGGACGGCATCAAAGAGGTAGAACAAACTGGAGAAGATAGTGGAGAAGTTAAGCTGGGTGCATTAGCTGAAGATTCCACAAAAGAAGTATATGCAGTGATTGATGGTGAAAATACTAGTCTTCGTATTCGGGATCGGAAGGAAAATTAAGTGAATCAAGAGCATCAACCTGTTGATATTAATGGTCAAACTTATAATCGTTCCTTAATGATCTTCGTCCTATTAATTGGAGCTTTTTGTACCATTTTAAACCAAACTATTCTTTCAACAGCCTTTCCCGCATTAATGGATGCTTTTAATATTAGTACTGCCACCGTTCAGTGGTTAACTACTGGTTTCTTAATGGTTAATGGGATTATGATCCCCGTAAGTGCCTATTTAACCAGTCGTTTTAATACTAAGAGTCTTTTTATCATTGCTATGTCAACCTTTGAAGTTGGGACAATCTTAGCATGGATTGCTCCATCGTTTGCCGTTTTATTAGCCGGTCGTCTTATCCAAGCGGTCGGAGTAGGAATTAACATGCCCCTAATGCAGAATATTATGCTGACTGTTTATCCTCCTGAGAAACGTGGCGCTGCGATGGGAGTAAACGGCCTAGTTATTGGATTAGCCCCAGCAATCGGGCCTGCTCTATCTGGATGGGTTATCGATAGTTATAGCTGGCGGTGGCTTTTCGGAATGATCGCCCCCATTACTGCTTTAGTTATCATTGTTAGTTTTTTTGCAGTTAAAAATGTTATTCCTAATAAAAAGCCGCATCTTGACTGGCTTTCTGTTGTTATTTCAACATTAGGATTTGGGAGCATGCTTTACGGATTCTCAAGTGTCGGTGATAAGGGGTGGACAGATCCGGTTGTCCTTTCAACCAT
The genomic region above belongs to Limosilactobacillus reuteri and contains:
- the rnjA gene encoding ribonuclease J1; this encodes MTKLKIKNNEVAFYAMGGLGEIGKNMYCVQFQDEIIVIDCGVLFPEDELLGVDYVIQNYDYLIENKDKIKGIFITHGHEDHIGGLPFFLQKVNAPIYAGPFAMSLIKGKLEEKHLLRNAELHEINEFDEVHFKKLWVSFFRTTHSIPDTLGIAVHTPQGTIVQTGDFKFDLTPVGNLPGPNLQQMAKLGDDGVLLLTSDSTNAERPEFTKSERWVDIHIRRIFERIKGRIIFASFASNVYRLREASDAAIAQGRKIAVFGRSMENAITAGQELGYLNIPKDSLIDQNEINNYPPEKVLIMCTGSQGEPMAALSRIANGTHRQITIQPEDTVVFSSNPIPGNTTSVNALINKLEEDGANVIHGYVNNIHTSGHGGQVDEEFMLRLMKPKFFAPVHGEYRMQKIHTKLAEMTGVPKENSFVLANGDVLALTKDSCRVADHIDSVSDVYIDGRDAGDTVGNPEIRERRLLSEEGVVTAIAVVDLKDYQIVAGPDIVSRGFVYMHESQELIKAANHEVFWAILNTFKNHKHIDQRVLNRTIISRLQKLLYDRTGRRPVIIPMVTILNGNNRSENQHYRRPNNKNNQTHKNERQNNHSHRNSQQHSKKKNSKEKQPVATGNTK
- a CDS encoding CPBP family intramembrane glutamic endopeptidase, producing MTGNDYLRIWYRVQIGATLVILAMMMIRNYEFNRQTVALALLIMVIILGIGLVFELLPNVSLLVKKLNAWLQVIAQPIILVFAWDVMVREIIVLLHLPSRGVVTMMIFYYFIMFAPFASVIGEFMHWSIERLIFIAWLAQVVFTPLIALPTDLVDNHFLLLALSTGAVGAVAFFILTTTVMRTWHLSWPGLKPHWSGDFNWGIFAGLVVVDIIFMALNTGEMPRLHRANWDFTLSAFEAAVMEETLFRFAILGILFYAWRNVKQRLPLVLATSSILFGIVHLTNYGPQEWSMTVLQAVSAAGIGLFFATVYVYTGQLWLAMVMHFLLDWTAFIASDSTLMTGKVTVQNWIGTGIELVVFIGIAVWMMFGQRRQVMERHVNRLTGEHQRFDFMIQY
- a CDS encoding amino acid ABC transporter ATP-binding protein, with amino-acid sequence MSMIEFHNVQKYYGKFHALKDINLTIDDGETVVLIGPSGSGKSSLIRTVNGLDPIRDGQLIVNGFDLADKKTNVNLIRKDVGMVFQHFNLYNNKSVIENIMLAPRIVLKRPEEENRELAMKLLDKVGLANKAESMPAQLSGGQKQRIAIARSLAMKPKCLLFDEPTSALDPEMIDDVLDVMKDIAKNSNMTMLVVTHEMGFARAVADRVIFMADGRILEDDSTEKFFGDQPSTERAREFMSKISGH
- a CDS encoding amino acid ABC transporter permease; its protein translation is MLNLIINEWHPLLTGLWNTILCSLIALIGSLIIGTFFALLEISQHRVLKIIGHVYVEVFRNIPLLVITMAFFLIIPMYVVKINGFTAGTIGLTLYTSAFIAETVRAGINSIDPGQMEGALANGLTYGQAMRYIVLPQAFRVVIPPLGNQFINLVKNSSVLAFVAGFDLMYQGNLIANDTLATMPTYFIVGIMYLIITLPLSYYMRHLEKKLA
- a CDS encoding amino acid ABC transporter permease, whose amino-acid sequence is MQNFIDAYSWINIRFLLEGLWITIEVSVISIIISFILGTFLGIIRYANIKYLSAIVGFIIDIIRNLPLLLIIFFTYFGLPNIGIKPEIIPAAIMALSIFESAMVAEIVRSGINSIDYGQTEGALANGLTKWQALRIIVLPQAIKNMMPALVSQFISLVKDTSLATIIVLPELMYHTQIIYGQNTNYIIPMFVALAVLYFIVCYSLSLVARYLHKHIA
- a CDS encoding transporter substrate-binding domain-containing protein, coding for MKKYWRLISLSALLFVALLTLSACGTSIAKKDVLTEDMRSQRITWGVKADTRLFGLENIRTGKLEGFEIDLATAITKKILGPQGKPIFVPVTSGTRVPLLKNGNIDAIMATMTITPEREKQVDFTHSYFDAGQSLLVKKGSPIKNISDLNRRGAVILGVSGSNSVKNVAKFAPEARVLQLSDYAQAMTALKSKQGDALTTDNGILYGMAAENPGYEVVGGNFTKEPYGIAVNKNQTRFRNKLNWALREVEKDGTYNRLLLKWFGNVKGFNYQEMKR
- a CDS encoding MerR family transcriptional regulator produces the protein MDPLSEKIRKMIASKQLKINMSEVARVTGVSTSQLRYWEKKGYIKSEQDEQNKNHYFSFLTIFQVLTIKVFLDQGFTLAMAVKKERKRRELHKIFTRFITDGIKEVEQTGEDSGEVKLGALAEDSTKEVYAVIDGENTSLRIRDRKEN